In Rutidosis leptorrhynchoides isolate AG116_Rl617_1_P2 chromosome 2, CSIRO_AGI_Rlap_v1, whole genome shotgun sequence, one genomic interval encodes:
- the LOC139890378 gene encoding uncharacterized protein — MGEANLKKLRPLPAKTDLFVPSVYLICRNTESIPCFPILWAGDFKLREKFPRLFRLEVDKGCCVQDRIYNNGTGNFFSWNWAREPVGRTGTELNQMVSMLESLQINRSSSESWSWCLSPSGNFTVKSLSILIDDGLITLGGSTPETLRNHLAPKKVEIFVWRAIKKRIPVRSELDKKGIDLHSVRCPLCDDGVETVDHSIIFCKYSMDLLCRVYQWWGLGNFSNLSVAETLQGNNGASMSSLGKSIWQATEWVCAYYLWKNRNNKVFRGKCWPTSVLLNEIKVKAFDWIFHRLKKKKLNWLTWLNNPNTYLTLS, encoded by the exons ATGGG TGAAGCGAACTTGAAGAAATTGCGTCCGCTTCCAGCGAAAACGGATTTGTTCGTCCCTTCTGTATACTTAATTTGTAGGAACACAGAATCAATTCCTTGTTTTCCTATCTTG TGGGCTGGAGATTTCAAGCTTCGTGAAAAATTCCCTCGTCTCTTCAGGCTTGAAGTCGACAAAGGCTGCTGTGTACAGGATCGGATCTACAACAATGGAACAGGAAATTTTTTCTCGTGGAATTGGGCCCGTGAGCCTGTGGGCCGAACAGGAACTGAGCTCAATCAGATGGTCAGTATGCTCGAGTCATTACAGATTAATCGGAGCAGCAGTGAATCTTGGTCATGGTGTTTGTCTCCCTCGGGTAATTTTACTGTCAAGTCTCTTTCGATCCTCATTGATGATGGACTTATTACACTAGGCGGGTCAACCCCTGAAACCCTTCGAAACCATCTCGCTCCCAAAAAAGTGGAAATCTTCGTTTGGAGAGCAATCAAAAAACGAATTCCGGTTAGGAGTGAGCTTGATAAAAAAGGAATTGACCTTCATAGTGTAAGATGCCCATTATGTGACGATGGCGTGGAAACGGTGGATCACTCGATTATCTTTTGCAAATACTCGATGGACTTATTGTGTCGGGTGTATCAATGGTGGGGTCTTGGAAATTTTTCTAATCTAAGTGTGGCCGAGACTCTTCAAGGGAACAATGGTGCGTCTATGTCTTCGTTGGGGAAAAGCATTTGGCAAGCAACGGAATGGGTATGTGCATATTATCTATGGAAAAATCGTAACAACAAAGTCTTTCGTGGGAAGTGTTGGCCAACCTCGGTTTTGTTGAATGAGATTAAAGTCAAGGCTTTTGATTGGATATTTCATCGTTTAAAGAAGAAAAAGTTGAATTGGCTAACGTGGTTGAATAATCCGAATACGTATCTTACATTGTCATAG